The genomic window TTGCCGCTTGGGTTGACAGTTCCACCCGTCGAGACTGAACTCGCGTTGCTGTTGCGAGGACGATTACAGGTGCGATCGCTGTTAGTAAAATAGCAACTACAAGTAGTGCTATCAGTGACTCAATGATCGTAAAACCAGACTCACCTGATGGTTGACTTACTTGCTGTGGTTTGGGCTTAATCATAGTTACTCACCGTTTCTAGAAATTAGAAGATTAACTACAGCTACGTTGATCGGCATCGACGGCATAAGTAGTGTTATCTGAGGCTTTTTTGGCACACAACAACGTTTGCACCCATGCGTCATCTCGACCAACTTCCCGGAAATACTCATTGGGTCTGTCATCTGGTGTTATCGCTAACTTTTGCGAAAATGCGTCTGGTGATTGCGAGAGCAAGCCGACATCATAACCCCACTTCCGTTTGGGAGCCAGGTAAAAAGGTACTTGACCATTAGAATTAGCGATCGGATATGCTGCTAGAGATGAGCCATTTAAGTATGCTACAAATGGTGCAGTAGCATAGACACTACGAGTTCTTTGGATAAAAGAACCGTTAATTATAGCTGCAATAGCTGCGTTTAAGTCGCCAGTAGGGTTCCAATTTTCCAAGAAGCGGACAAAGTTGTGTAAACCACCATTATCTTCTTTAGGACGAGCTGGTGTGTCTCCGCCTGCTGCGGCTAGGTTAAAGGTGGTAGGTGTTGCTTGTTGCATCCAGTTACTATCCTGTGTATTGCTAGGACCTATTCTGCTAGTTGATGTTGGTGATGCACTTTCATCAGTGCCGAAAGCCACTTGAATTTGTAAAACTGGCGATAAAATTGGTTGATCGCTTGTACCTGAGCCTAGAGTAACCTTTGGCGGTTTAGTATCGTCATTAGGAGTATCAGTATTAGTATTAGGATTGGCTGTTCGGAACCATAGAGCATTATCTTTGGAATCTGGCCTATTGGTAGAATCAAAACTACTCAGAGGAAATTGAGTTATTGCGCCGCCCTTGATACCTATAATGGTTGGTTTATTACTACCATCAACTGTGAGTACTCCAGAAGATGAATCACGGAGAAAGGCAACACGTCGAGGATAGGCCAGATATTTGGAATCAGTCGGTAATATTGCTGTTGTACCTGCTTTATGGGTAGCAATAAGAAAATTTCCAGTAGCATCAGAGGCTCTTAGACCACCATCAGCGGGTACTGTTACGTACCAATCAGTACCCGGATTGCAAGCTGAAACAGGTAGTTTCGGGCAGACCTCCATTAAATACTCTGGGGCATTTTTCCTTCGCTGGATGGGTGTAACAAAGTTATTTAAGTAAGAACTACCTTGAGTACCACTAGCTGTAGTATCAAGGTCTTTGGGCAAGCCGCCAGTACCATACCAAGCAGCATTGATGACATTAGTATTGTTGGTATCAAACCCATTTTTATTAAATCCGTGAATAACGGGAGTAGCAACAGTATCACCGATAATGGAACTAGTATCCCCCAAGTTATTATTCAGGTCATAGTTTCCATCATTGCGGTAGCCCCACGTGAAGTTATTAGAAAGAAGTGTGATCGCATCTGATAACACGCTGGCAGGTCGCCATTCGTCTCCAGTGGTACAGTTTGGTAATCTAGCATCACCAGTACGACAAGCAAAGTTTTGATTACGGTCTGATGCCGTGCGAGAGTAGAAATTGCTCAAATCACTAGTTAGAGCTGTATTAAACTCTTCTCCGGTATGTGTATTAAAGTCGCCTTTAATATATACAGGCAAGTTAGAAGCTAAAATCAAGCCTTTTTCTGCATCTCTGAAACTCTGAACACGCCAGATTGGGTTGCCATTGATTAACATGATGGTGTTAGGACGGCGAGTTGGGTCAAGTTTGAAGTCTACAGGGCTACTTATTTTTTGTGCATCTGTGCCATTACTAGAGCTGGCACTTAAATCCAAGAGTGCATCATCACGAGTAGCATAAATAATACCGCTATTAGGAATTAAGTATTCTTGTGGTGTTGCTGTGCCATAAGTTGTTGTCCGCAACTTGCTAATGTCTAATACAGTGGCGCGAATTTCCAGAGGTTGGCGGGTTTCTTTGGCGAGTTCATAGTCTGGAGCCGAGGAACCAGAAGATGGATCTGGTACATTTGCTACTGTCCCAGTTCGATCTCCATTTACACCATCAGCGTTGGTGAACGTTTCTACACCAGCTGTTGATACGTCTTTATGAATTGCCTTAATCTGTCTTGCATCTAAAAAAGCAGTTTCATAAATTGCACCGTGAGGGATAACGCTATTATCTGGAGTGCCTATAGTACCATCTAATATTTGGATGGCACAAATGGCAGCATGAATAGCAGACTGCTCTGAGAGTGTACGAGAGGTAGCCGCTTTTGGCAGAGCGGTTTTCAGTACTTCATTTACCAACCGCCCATTGGGATACCTCAAACTAGCTTGGTAATTCAGTAAAGCTGAATAGTCAGAAACAGCCTTTGTTGGAGCTGCGTAGACAATACCATTGTGGGAGTTGCCACCCGTATTGTTGTTATATGGAAGAGTTGTAAGGTTCTTAGCTGTAGTGCTATTAGTGGGGTCATAATAACTACTTATACAAGCAATGGGTGCAGGGGTTGCCGCATTGTAGCCACTCGCTTGGTAGTGATACACTGCTGTAGCCCGCATCCGTAAATATGGTTGAGTTGATACTTGGATTGTCGAGTAGTCAAAACCGCCTATTATACCTCTAACATCAACACTTGTTCCGACGGTAGCTGTTCCCGAAGGCACTGGCATCATATCTGACCAGATTCGGGTTCCAGCTGCGTTGAAGCTTGGACTACTAACAAATAAATTACTAGGCAAATAAATCCCTGCACCAGTCACTACACGTAAGCCGCCTACAGAATCTTGGGAAGTACTTGGTACTGTAGCAGCTGCTGATTCCCAGTCTCCATCTCGGTCAACAGTTCCTAAATCAGCTAGTTGCTGTACACGACTGCGGCGATTGCGAGTTCCAGTTCCGTTATCCCAGTTAATACCTGTAATATTTTGGGTATCTGTGCTATCTGAACCAATAAATGTCGTTCCGTTCCACCACAATGCAGGTAGGTTATTACCAAGCAAAACGCGATCGCCAACGTATTGTTCTTTACCTAGTTTTTGTTGCGTAGTTGTTTCTGTGGCACTAGGTAGCAGGTTAGAACTACTAATGTTAAGTGTTAAATTGGCATAATTAGTTTTAGTTTTACCATCACTAGGATCAAAAGGATAAACCCAGGTGTCTGGTGGACGCAGTGACTCACCACTTTCTTGTAGGGGCGTATGAGCAATATCTGTAGCATAAGTTCCTGTTGCATTTCCACCAAAACCAACTTCACCATAGGGTACGCGACGGGTACGTTTTTTAAAGTAAAGTCCTAGTTGGTTATTACGGATAGTAGTTTGTTGCGCTGTAGAGGCAGTAGAAGTAGTTAGATTTAATACTTTTAGTTGCTGTGTAATACCATCTTTGACTTCTTGTGGGTCAGTAGATGCAGCGTTAGCCATCTGTGCTTGCACCAAAAGATTGATGCGCTGTACATAAGCTAGGCTATTGTAGGCAATATTCTTCGGTGCCTCAGTAATTGATTTGTTCTCTTTAACACCAAGAGTTTGATTAGGATCAACTCCTTGCCCTTGGAATAAATGCACTCCAGTAGTGTTGTTATAATCACCATCAGCCGTGAAAGCACCTCCTGATAAATTGCCACCTACAACAATTTTGGCATTGTCATCATCGTAAAAACAGGAATTTTTACTACTAACCTGATAAAGTGTAACAATTTGAGAATTACTACCAGTCAGGAAGTTACTATTAGTTAAAATCCTTCCATTTAGGTTAAATGTGGGACCAGGGGTAAGTTCTATATCATCGTCATAAACCACCGCATTGTTAACTAGCGGTAGTTGTATACGGTCTTGTTGATATTCCAAACCTGAAAAGCCTTTATTCCCTTGGAAAGCTTCGTATTTACCTGCATCACTTCCAGTCGTTGGTGGGTTAGTAATGGGAACATTAGCAGTGTAGACAAAAAAGCTTTTTTTCAGCTTACTAGCAATATTAACCCAGCCCGTATTCCCAACTAAACTAGCACTTGTTCCTAAAGTATCTTGACAACCAGTGCTTACACTACCAGAGGTCATGGGCGGTGTTCTGGCCTCTAGAGGATTTCTAGCGCGGCTGTATGTGCCAGCAGTTATTGGCGGAGTTCGGAAGTAAATTCCATAAAGAGTATAAGTGTCAAATTTCCCATTGTTATTTGTATCAACAGGGAACATCCATGCAGTTGGTAGTGCTGTTTGACCTGTATAATTGATATTTAGTTGAGTTTCGTCTCCAAAAGTATATTCATTCAAATTATTTTTGAAGGTATTCTCTAAAACTATATCTGAAGGTGTAGCTCGTGGTAGTCGGCGGTCATCAAATAGTTTGTCTAATTTTGCTCTAGCACGATCAATTGCTGGGGTAGCAGCGTTAAGCACAGCCTCATTCACGCGGACATTACTAGCGTTTTTAGAGCGCTCAAAAGACCGAAATAAAATTGCAGTTGTTAACAGCACGACGACCAAAATTACCATCGCCACTGTTGGTAAAATAAAGCCAGCATTCACCGAACTGCGTCTTCTTGGAGTGCCAGAAATATTCCGCACTAGCCAAATGATTTGCTTGTTAATTGCAGATAAAAACTGCTTGCTAATTTGTCTGAAGGTTTTTTTAATTGCCTTGACTCGCTGACGTTTTCGAGACATAGCTGCTTCCCTGTCAAGTGGTTTCTAGTGGATTTTTGATTTTTTATTAAAATTGGTAATTTTGCCTAGAAATTAATTTTTCAGGCAAAAGATGAAACTATATCTATGTAAATACTTCATCTGGTTTTACTAATTGCCAAATTAAGTAATTACAACAAAAGACAATTTATGAAAGTTATATCATTTATGACTTGTTCATTTTCTCGAGTAAATACTGATTTTTTGATAATTATTTAATCCAATTATATAAAGAATAAGAGCGTAATTTCACAGTAGAATTGCGGTAAATGTATTTTATTTGAAGGCAAATTTATGAAGATATTGTTAGCAGAGTAAGCTTATAATACCCACCTATTAAAGAAAAGATATCAGTTGAGTACAAAATAATCAGAGGTTCGGCTCAAATTATTGACTTTTCTAAGAGGATGTTTGAAAAGTATTAAAGTATACTATTAAAAATCCCTTTCCAAACCTCTCCCCGAAAGGTCGAGAGGCTTTAAAACCCCCCTTCACTTATAGGGAAGGGGGGCTAGGGGGGTTAGGTTTGGGAGGCTACCAAAAATACTTTCCAAACATTCTTTTAACTTTTATATCTTTAAACTGGTACAAAAAAACTGATTTATTTCTGATTCCGGTTCCTTTTCCTTGATAAGGAGAGGGCTAGGGTAAGGTGAAGCGATAACTGTAAATGTTTATCCAGCCTTGAATTGCTCACAATATAATAACCTCACCCCGCCCTTCAGGCACCCCTCTCTTTATTAAGGAGAGGGGATATAGATTAAGCGCTAAAGTATTTTGCTACTGGGTGGTAAGCAATAATTGCAGTGGTAGACTGTTCTGGATAAAGTTGTTCACTTTCATCCATATACAAGTTAATCCTGTCAGTCTTCAATAACTCCAGCTGCTTGTACTGATCTTGAATATTTGGGCAAGCTGGATACCCAAAGCTATACCGTGAACCACGATAGCGTTGTGCTAATATATCACGAATATTGTCGGGTTCTTCAGCAGTAAAGCCTAACTCCCGGCGAATTCTGGCGTGTGTCCACTCAGCTACAGCCTCCGCCACCTGCACCGCCATGCCGTGGAAATACAGGTAATCTGTGTATTGATTGGCAGCAAACAGCTTTTGGGCGAACTCTGTAGCAATTTCTCCTACAGTCACCGCCTGCATCGGAAAGACATCAATAATTCCCGACTCTTTCGGTGCAAAGTAATCTGCTATGCACAGCCGCCTTAAAGACTTTTGTCTGGGAAACTCGAAGGTTGCAACTTGTTGTGATTGGTTTTCTGAACTATATATATGTAGAGAATTTCCCTCAGCTTGACAAGGGAAATACCCATAAATCACCTGGGGATGCAACAGATTTTCCTCAAGAATGCGCTGTTTCCAAGTTTCCAAAACTGGGTACACTTTCTCAGCTAAGAAAGCCTGATATTCTTCCTTAGATTGCTCCTTTGGTTTGCGGAATTGCCACTGTCCAGCAATCAAAGCTTGTAAATCTAAATGCCAGAATATTTCCTCAATGGGAATATCATTAGGCTGCAATAACTGCGTTCCCCAGAAAGGCGGTGTCGGGCGTTCAATATCTATCGCTACTGCTTCTGAATGCCGCGTATCCACCTCTTTTGGTTCAGCAGATGCTATTTCCTTAGCAGTCGTAGTTACTGATTCTTTGTGACCATTTGTCGAAACTTCAGCGATTTCAACTTCGTTCAAAAATCCCTGCAAATCTTCCCAGTTACCAGTAGCTTTAGCTGGCATTAATTTATCCATGAAGTGCAAGTCAGAAAAGGCATCTTTGCCATAAACAACCTTACCTTTGTAGGTTTTTTGGCAATCTTCATGCACAAATTTAGGAGTCAGCGCCGCACCGCCTAAAATCACGGGGACGGTAATTCCTTTTTCGTTGAATATTTCCAAATTCTCTTTCATGAAGGCGGTGGATTTTACCAGCAA from Nostoc sp. UHCC 0926 includes these protein-coding regions:
- the hpsA gene encoding hormogonium polysaccharide biosynthesis protein HpsA, with protein sequence MSRKRQRVKAIKKTFRQISKQFLSAINKQIIWLVRNISGTPRRRSSVNAGFILPTVAMVILVVVLLTTAILFRSFERSKNASNVRVNEAVLNAATPAIDRARAKLDKLFDDRRLPRATPSDIVLENTFKNNLNEYTFGDETQLNINYTGQTALPTAWMFPVDTNNNGKFDTYTLYGIYFRTPPITAGTYSRARNPLEARTPPMTSGSVSTGCQDTLGTSASLVGNTGWVNIASKLKKSFFVYTANVPITNPPTTGSDAGKYEAFQGNKGFSGLEYQQDRIQLPLVNNAVVYDDDIELTPGPTFNLNGRILTNSNFLTGSNSQIVTLYQVSSKNSCFYDDDNAKIVVGGNLSGGAFTADGDYNNTTGVHLFQGQGVDPNQTLGVKENKSITEAPKNIAYNSLAYVQRINLLVQAQMANAASTDPQEVKDGITQQLKVLNLTTSTASTAQQTTIRNNQLGLYFKKRTRRVPYGEVGFGGNATGTYATDIAHTPLQESGESLRPPDTWVYPFDPSDGKTKTNYANLTLNISSSNLLPSATETTTQQKLGKEQYVGDRVLLGNNLPALWWNGTTFIGSDSTDTQNITGINWDNGTGTRNRRSRVQQLADLGTVDRDGDWESAAATVPSTSQDSVGGLRVVTGAGIYLPSNLFVSSPSFNAAGTRIWSDMMPVPSGTATVGTSVDVRGIIGGFDYSTIQVSTQPYLRMRATAVYHYQASGYNAATPAPIACISSYYDPTNSTTAKNLTTLPYNNNTGGNSHNGIVYAAPTKAVSDYSALLNYQASLRYPNGRLVNEVLKTALPKAATSRTLSEQSAIHAAICAIQILDGTIGTPDNSVIPHGAIYETAFLDARQIKAIHKDVSTAGVETFTNADGVNGDRTGTVANVPDPSSGSSAPDYELAKETRQPLEIRATVLDISKLRTTTYGTATPQEYLIPNSGIIYATRDDALLDLSASSSNGTDAQKISSPVDFKLDPTRRPNTIMLINGNPIWRVQSFRDAEKGLILASNLPVYIKGDFNTHTGEEFNTALTSDLSNFYSRTASDRNQNFACRTGDARLPNCTTGDEWRPASVLSDAITLLSNNFTWGYRNDGNYDLNNNLGDTSSIIGDTVATPVIHGFNKNGFDTNNTNVINAAWYGTGGLPKDLDTTASGTQGSSYLNNFVTPIQRRKNAPEYLMEVCPKLPVSACNPGTDWYVTVPADGGLRASDATGNFLIATHKAGTTAILPTDSKYLAYPRRVAFLRDSSSGVLTVDGSNKPTIIGIKGGAITQFPLSSFDSTNRPDSKDNALWFRTANPNTNTDTPNDDTKPPKVTLGSGTSDQPILSPVLQIQVAFGTDESASPTSTSRIGPSNTQDSNWMQQATPTTFNLAAAGGDTPARPKEDNGGLHNFVRFLENWNPTGDLNAAIAAIINGSFIQRTRSVYATAPFVAYLNGSSLAAYPIANSNGQVPFYLAPKRKWGYDVGLLSQSPDAFSQKLAITPDDRPNEYFREVGRDDAWVQTLLCAKKASDNTTYAVDADQRSCS